From Paenibacillus sp. V4I7, one genomic window encodes:
- a CDS encoding TetR/AcrR family transcriptional regulator yields the protein MSREVKKKKTKEDIIRNAIELFKEKGYANVTVEEIAFKSDIAKGTFFNYFQKKEHLLLHLSNSYMQLMSQIVDRHKEGSIKERLLHIQGDLLRIYLQHADLLRLTLVETIKSAFESPESTTNISLFQETLGTIIENAKISGDLRSRRDSNVSAAVLVGLFINLLITCSSKLNEEEMFQVLRQQLDVVWEGIADE from the coding sequence TTGTCAAGAGAAGTTAAAAAAAAGAAAACGAAAGAAGATATCATTCGCAATGCAATTGAATTGTTTAAAGAAAAAGGGTATGCAAATGTCACCGTTGAGGAAATAGCGTTCAAAAGCGATATTGCCAAAGGAACATTTTTTAACTATTTTCAAAAAAAGGAGCATTTACTATTACATTTGTCTAACTCATACATGCAGCTTATGAGCCAAATTGTTGATCGACACAAGGAAGGCTCGATTAAGGAGCGGCTACTGCATATTCAAGGCGACTTGCTGAGAATTTATTTACAACATGCAGACTTACTCCGTCTAACTTTGGTTGAAACGATCAAATCAGCATTCGAATCACCGGAATCAACAACTAACATCTCGCTATTTCAAGAAACGCTCGGCACCATAATTGAGAATGCTAAAATAAGCGGCGACCTCCGAAGTCGCAGAGATTCGAATGTGAGTGCCGCCGTGTTAGTCGGTCTGTTTATCAATTTACTTATTACCTGTTCATCAAAACTTAATGAAGAAGAAATGTTCCAAGTGCTGCGGCAACAGTTGGATGTGGTGTGGGAGGGGATTGCAGATGAATAG